A single genomic interval of Malania oleifera isolate guangnan ecotype guangnan chromosome 11, ASM2987363v1, whole genome shotgun sequence harbors:
- the LOC131167539 gene encoding ribonuclease 1-like, with product MRKMLPLLLTAFFILPLLVSPAASPAPAVADDPKLIKFAIFWPTSLCNGQTKCKHNTPPNRFTIHGPWPLYRDPPGPDHFDWDSFSAPLMEEMMINWASYGTTTNRQFWDHEWRDHGRWSGLLPQPYFELGLTLFHKVDLGDHLKSEGMYPAGQTVDNKKFSAAVAKVAGGKNVILLCNKDKASVVQLYEIDVCVDRVTAAHAYADCPEPTPGLKSLCPDSFRLTEAVVTIKSARSFRSHPAHAEY from the coding sequence ATGAGGAAGATGCTGCCATTACTCTTAACAGCTTTCTTCATTCTCCCCCTTCTCGTCTCCCCGGCTGCTTCCCCAGCACCCGCCGTTGCCGATGACCCAAAACTCATAAAATTTGCTATTTTCTGGCCAACCTCGCTCTGCAACGGCCAAACCAAGTGCAAGCACAACACTCCTCCGAATCGattcaccatccacggtccctggCCCCTTTACCGGGACCCTCCCGGACCCGACCATTTTGACTGGGATTCCTTTTCGGCGCCAttgatggaggagatgatgatCAACTGGGCAAGCTACGGCACCACTACGAATCGGCAGTTCTGGGACCATGAGTGGAGAGACCACGGCAGGTGGTCGGGGCTGTTGCCGCAGCCGTACTTCGAACTGGGACTCACCCTCTTCCACAAAGTGGACCTGGGAGACCATCTGAAGTCGGAGGGAATGTACCCGGCCGGCCAGACCGTGGATAATAAAAAATTCTCGGCGGCGGTTGCGAAGGTGGCGGGTGGGAAGAATGTCATACTGCTGTGCAACAAGGACAAGGCGAGCGTAGTGCAGCTGTACGAGATCGATGTCTGCGTCGACCGTGTCACGGCGGCGCATGCCTACGCCGATTGCCCGGAACCAACCCCAGGCTTGAAGTCTCTCTGTCCCGACAGCTTCCGGCTGACTGAAGCTGTTGTTACTATCAAATCTGCCCGCTCCTTCCGTTCTCATCCGGCTCATGCTGAGTATTAA